In the genome of Desulfonauticus submarinus, the window TAAGAACCAACGCTGCAGGTCTATCAAATGTTGCCCTCCCTGAGAGTCTATGCTGAATCTGACTTCTATAAATAAAACCTATTTTTAACCACTTAACAGGTACATAGTGAAAAGAAACATTAAAACCATAGTTAAAACTTTTGCCATGAACCTGAGAGTCCATATCCTCTACAATTCCCAGGGTCGTTAGATCCTTCATTTTCTTTTTTGTAAAATCAAAATACATTCCCTCTAAACCAAAGGCAAAAGATAAGTTATCTGTTAATTTAATGGCCAAACAGGGAACAATTGAATAGGATTTAATTTCTGCATAATAAGAGTTATATCTTCCAGGCCAATTAGAAGGGAAATCTGTAGCCAATCCAAACCTTGTAAATTCTCCTACGCCAAGCCAATATCTATCATTTAATTGTTGAACAGCATAAACATGGGGAACTAAAAACACATTGTTTTTTTCACTCGTGCTATCCTCCCCTTTAACTTTCACTGTCACATCTGGAGCAATAGCAGTAACACCACCTAAAACATGTGTACCTTTAAGTTGAGTAATTCCAGCAGGATTATAAGCTATTGCAGAAGGATCATCAGCCCTACCTATCAAAGTACCACCCAAAGCATTTCCTCTGGCACTCCATTCGTAAAGAGCAAACCCAGCTCCAGAACAAACCTGAGCCATTACTAAACACCATAACACTGCAAATAACCAGCTCTTTTTCATATCAACTCCTTAGGTAAAAGTTTAAGATATAAAACTTATTTTGGCTAAGCAAAAATAAAAAAAAGGTGCAAGAAATTTATGTTTTTTTTAATAAAGACTAAAAAAATAATCTATTTAAGATTGTCAAAAGACGCCTTTTTTTTTACATCCAGCTATATGAACAATCTTTTACAGGTAAAAAACCTTTATTTTAAATATGGAGAAACCACTGTCTTAGAAAATATTTCTTTTTCCTTAAATCCAGGACAAATTATTGGAATTCTCGGTCCCAATGGAAGTGGAAAAACTACCCTTCTTTTATGTCTAAGTGGCTTTTTAAAAAATTATCAAGGCAAAATTTTAATCCAAAATAAAAATTTAAAACAAATGCCTTTTAAATTACGCGCTAAAACAATAAATCTAGTCCAACAAAATCCTTATTTTCCCAATATTGAAACTTTTACCTATCTTTTATGGGCTAGATTTCCCTATCTAAAATTTCTTAGCTCATATGGGAAGGTAGAAAAAAATATAGTTCTAAAAAAAGCAAAACAAACTAAGGTTGAACAATTTCTAACTAAATCTCTTAAATCCCTTTCAGGAGGCGAACAAAAACGCATACTTCTTACTAAAAGCCTTATCCAAGATACAGCTATTCTTCTCTTTGATGAAATTACGTCTAATTTAGACCCACAAATAAATATGCAATTTTTACAAATTATAAAACATATATCTAAAAAAGGAAAAGGACTTATCCTTAGCCTACATGACTTAAATTTAGCTGCTATTCTTTGTCCTTATCTCATTTTTCTAAAACAAGGAAAGATTGTGGCCAAAGGACCAACAAAAGAAGTTTTTAACAGTCAAATACTGGAGCAAGTTTATGAAACATCATTTACTGTATTTCAACATCCTAAAAAAAATATACCTCAAGCTGTGTTGTGTTAGTTTTATTATCTTCTTACCATTAAATGCCTTTTCTATTACTATTCAGGATGATTTAGGACAAAAAATTTTTCTAGCAAAGCCTGCCAAAAAAATTGTTAGTTTATATGGAGGAATAACTGATATCCTTCTCTCTTTAAATTTAAAAGAACATATTGTGGGTTGGACAAAACCAGATGCTCTAGAGTGGGGAGGGAATATTGTAAGTATAGGAACTCATATGCGTCCCAACTTGGAAATTATTCTAAGTCTTCATCCTGATTTGGTACTTCAAATGGGTACAGCAAAACATAGTATTTTGCCTATCAAACATTTAAAAAAATATAACATTCCTGTAGCTGTATTTAATCCCCATAATTTTAAAGAATTATTCCACACCATTCTAAGAATAGGAAAACTGGTAGGCAAAAAACAATTAGCTCATCAATTAGTCAAACAATATCAACAAAAACTTAAAAATTTAAACACAGATAAAATACCTTTTACTAAAAGACCTACTATATTCTTTGAAGTCCGATATCCTAATCTTT includes:
- a CDS encoding OmpP1/FadL family transporter, producing the protein MKKSWLFAVLWCLVMAQVCSGAGFALYEWSARGNALGGTLIGRADDPSAIAYNPAGITQLKGTHVLGGVTAIAPDVTVKVKGEDSTSEKNNVFLVPHVYAVQQLNDRYWLGVGEFTRFGLATDFPSNWPGRYNSYYAEIKSYSIVPCLAIKLTDNLSFAFGLEGMYFDFTKKKMKDLTTLGIVEDMDSQVHGKSFNYGFNVSFHYVPVKWLKIGFIYRSQIQHRLSGRATFDRPAALVLIHSTWFRDTDVQGDITLPDSYALGITFYPFDKLSIEGDVVYTRWSCYDKLVIEYGDDLTPPLGNTQTSSKKDWKDVWRFQFGIEYKATTNLSLRASYVYDQSPIPDEHVDYLLPANNRHLFGAGIGYKANNWSVDFSYNYLMYEDRDVDGRNDGVKDGKFTDGKAHLVGLSVSYKF
- a CDS encoding ABC transporter ATP-binding protein; this translates as MNNLLQVKNLYFKYGETTVLENISFSLNPGQIIGILGPNGSGKTTLLLCLSGFLKNYQGKILIQNKNLKQMPFKLRAKTINLVQQNPYFPNIETFTYLLWARFPYLKFLSSYGKVEKNIVLKKAKQTKVEQFLTKSLKSLSGGEQKRILLTKSLIQDTAILLFDEITSNLDPQINMQFLQIIKHISKKGKGLILSLHDLNLAAILCPYLIFLKQGKIVAKGPTKEVFNSQILEQVYETSFTVFQHPKKNIPQAVLC
- a CDS encoding ABC transporter substrate-binding protein, whose protein sequence is MKHHLLYFNILKKIYLKLCCVSFIIFLPLNAFSITIQDDLGQKIFLAKPAKKIVSLYGGITDILLSLNLKEHIVGWTKPDALEWGGNIVSIGTHMRPNLEIILSLHPDLVLQMGTAKHSILPIKHLKKYNIPVAVFNPHNFKELFHTILRIGKLVGKKQLAHQLVKQYQQKLKNLNTDKIPFTKRPTIFFEVRYPNLLSVGQGSIVSEIIYWAGGRNILKSSKKLLRISEEKLLSLNPQVYIIQKGPMNKKPISLHKRPLFKKIKAVLTNHILIVKEKNFSRPGPRSIEAVLFLHHYLKQQHLIP